The Lathyrus oleraceus cultivar Zhongwan6 chromosome 5, CAAS_Psat_ZW6_1.0, whole genome shotgun sequence genome includes the window TATAAGTGAGAGACACCACAAGTATATGGGTCCTCTTACTTATAAAGTGTTTAACCTCCACTTTGCTAAACATCGTGAAACATTCACATTGGGTCAAACACTCACCTAAAGGTCAAAGACTCATCCAAACAAGTGAGAGAtaccacatattcatccaaaactTTAATATGATAAGTCTATGAGTCTTCTTACTTCTAAAGTGTTCAACCTCCACTTTTCTAAACAATGAGACTTATAACTCACACTTATTTCTCAACACAACTCACTTATTTCTCAACAAGTATaacctaaaaaaaactagatgACATGTTTCCTATTATCCTTTTTCTTCCTATAGATGCAATACTTTCTCTATCCATGATTTGCAGGAGATTCAAAGCTATAACTTCATCTCACACACCGTGGAAATCTTTATGCAAGAGAGACTTAGGTTCAACGTGTGTGGATTCACTAGTCAAGTCTTGTAACTCCAATCATTTTTTTTCAGATTTTGCAGTGGATAAAACACTACAAACAAGTATATATAACTTCCAAATTTTGCAGGCAGGGTACAGTTCttctactctgatatatataaCTTCTGGATTTCAAGTAATACAGTAAGTTAATTGGAGGAGTTTCTAAGCTTCTTGTTACATCAAAATCAATATCTTCAATTTTCTTTCAAGAAGCAAAGTAAATATATGAAATAAACAACTCTATCTCCAAAACAGAAAGATATTCACATATAGATTACAAACATAATAATGCAGTGAAAAACATACTACTACTGCAGTAACATCCAACATCCAGCATATCAACACCATAGTACTTGCAAAAACACCATGAGTTTTGTAAACAAAGTTTAAAATTGAAATACCGTTTTAAGATGATGATGGTGGTGGTTGTTGATTCCTTAAAACACTAATGAGTAGTTGTCTCAACTCTTCATCTCTCTTCTCTCTCAAAGCCATTAACCGTAATATCTCTTCTTGTTGTCTTGCAATACGGGCGAGTTCCTCTTGATTCTTCAAGTTTTGTGCTTTTAAATAAACAATAACTTCATTGTCTTTTTCTTCAACCGCTTCATTAGCTTCTGCTTGAGCAGGCATATCAGAGTGAAACCAAAGATCTTGTTTCGCAACTGTTTCGTCGTTGTACGAAGGAACTTTTTTTCTGATAAAAAATCTTTTGCTCCCATTTTCATCTTCAAAATCTTCCTCTAAATCATCTATTGAAAGTTCAATGTTATCATTTGAAATTGTCCTTTTCAGTGGCAATATCTGTTCAGAATCTCCCAAAGAGGCTGAAGAACATTGGCTGATTAAATGGTCAGACTCATGGATTATGCCACCACGCTTGTACTCTTTCAAAACAGGCTTACAACCCTCATCAGATATGGAAGGATCATTAATATTTTCATCAGATTCCACACAATTACGGGTAGAATTATCAGAAGCGGGATCATAACAAAAATTTCCAAAACCAAGACAGTCCACAAGTTTTGGTGGAAATCCAGGCGGAACACCAACTTCATTAGAACTTCTGTTAAGTTTCCCGACATAAGGTCTATGTTTTCTTGAACTTAAACTTCTCTTCTTCTGCACAATTTTTTTAACAAAATCGCCGTGACTCAATACCGATTCCTTCCACCACCTTGCATAACGCATGGTAACATCTGCCTCAAAAAACCTTGGTGGAAAATACAAACTTTTATCAGTTATGAGCCTGCGGTAGTTTTTCCAAGAAACCTCTTTAGTCTCATTCAATCTAGGCACATAACTTGGAATATCTTGATCTACTCCAAATTGCATAGCAACTCTATGTGGCAGATACTGCTCTATAGAGTCAAATCCAACAAGCTCCGAAACTCTCATGCATATAGCAAATGAGAGCATTGCTTTGTCCAACTCTTTTGAAAACGGAACCCAAATTTCATCCTTAGGATAAAACATTCCACACTTATCAGCATATTTACCATATGGACGCCAAAGAAAATCATCGACAGCAGAGTCCAATGCCAACTTAACATCGTCAATTTTCAAGGCCTGAACCTTATTCCACCTAAACAATAAAGGGTCTTCATGGTTGATTAACCCAGGTTGCGGTTGTAAATTTTTGAACCTCTCCCACACCCAAATTTGAACCAAGTAAAAAGGTGAGTAAAAAGTAACTTCTAAAGGAAATCTATCACCTCCGGCAACATGTTTCGACAAATTAACTATTGTTTTCTTAAACAAAGTTAAATCCTTATATATGCCAGCTAAAACCGCCGGTGCCAACGCAATCGGATTCCCTCTAGCAAGATGAATAGCAACAGGAAACAAAGATTGATTCACTAAATTATTGTGAGGTAAAACAAAAATCGACAACCAAGTAACAAGAAACGCTTCGTGTTCAATTTCACTACCTGCATCAAGGAATATATCCATCCATGTTCTTGTGGTAGCCTTAGATTTTCTAGTCTGCCAAGGTTTCTGCCTTGCACGTATCAGTCTCTTTTCCACCTCTCTCATTTCTTGGTCTTCAACTTTGGCAAAAACCGGAAGACCGATGATAGGGTAACCCCCCAAAACCATGACATCCTCCAAAGTGATTGTTGCCTCCCCAAATGAAAACACAAATGTATTTGTCTCACAACACCATTTCTCCACAACCCCATGCAGCAAGTTTTGATTTTTATGCATGCAGCACTTAGAGCTCATTATAGCTTCAAAGATTCCAGCTTTCTTCCATACTGATTCATACAATGGTTTAAGCTCATCAACCCAGTAACACCATTTATCTGGTGGTTGGCGCCACCCACTGAAATGGAATTTCAAAGGCCATTCCTTTGGATCAAACACAGAACAAGATGATGATGGGTTAAAATCAAAAGGTGGCTCATCAATGGAGTTTGAAATTGGTTTTAGAAAATGGGCTGTTCTGAAAGTTGGTTCACTGTCACCAGCTGGTGAAACCATGCAATCTTCCCTCACCTCCATGATAATACCTTCATACATGATAGATATGGCAATAATTTTCAAAAAGCTCAAATCTTTGATGAAAAATTGTGATGAGGTTAACTAAACTCACAAGAATGCGCagttttttttcttttgagaAATGATTGTTTGTGATTGTAAATTGTAATGGCTAAGTGGCATATTGTGGTAACTTCCAAAGAGTACCCTTGCACAAGAAGGGAGAATGGGAAATGTCTGAAAACCCCAACTCTTTTTTCTTGTATCTTAAAAGCAAAACTATCGAGAGGCctttaattttattttttctatgGGTGCAATATTATctttttttaatcaaataaatGTGTTAATTATGGATGCAATTATTTTGAATGATACGAAAATGATGATAGTAATAAAAAGATATAACAATCACATATTTTTAAATGTTCAAAATGTGAAAAAAATAATGTAGAAATTATGCTGAATAATCatgttaaaaaaaattaaaggACCAACCAATTAAAAAAAACAAGTAATTTTGCTAATTTAAAATATTGAATTAAATATGTTTTTAGTCTCATTAAATATGgactattttatttttaatctctggaattttttaaaaagaaattGTTGTCCTGATATTTATGACCCACACTTTTAACAGCTAATATCAATATTAATGACAACATGACAAATAATACGGAATATTGTGTCACATCACTTAATATCAACACGTTGTATTTCACTCTAAAATACCAGATGGATTGTGAGGTTACAAACCTCTTTAATTACTGAAACCATTATATCACCTGCAACATCTCAACGAGAAGAATGATACGCTCAGCATGCTTACGGCAAGGGAGCTAACATGAATACAGAGATATCCTAAGAGTCACCCAATAAAATAAACTTGCCTAAGGTTCtagttttgtttttattttgtataCTTTGGAGTTCCAAATGTTCTTGTTTCTGTGGAAATGTTGATCTACTTTTGCAGTCCATATTTCAGAATACGCCCTCAGAGGTTGTTAAAGGTGAAGACGGAAAGAACACGCTGATGGGAACTCCAATAGAATCAGCATTGCTTGGATTTGGTTATTTTAGGAGGTGATACTAAGTTTTGCAATGACAAGTATAAGATAATTAAAGTTGAGCCTTTCAATTCAAACAGAAAAAATATGTTAGTTCTTGTTTCTCTTCCAGATAGCTCCAACAAAACTAGAGCATTTTGTAAAGGAGCATCAGAAATAGTGGTTAAAATGTGTGACAAAGTTGTTAATGCAGAAGGAAAAGTTGTTGATTTGAATGAACAACTAAGAAATAACATCAATGAAGTTATTAATGGTTTTGCTTGTGAATAAACTCAGTTGAATTGCTGATCAAAAACATGATACTATGAAAAATTCATGTGAAAAACAAAAGTCCTATGTAATTATTTCCTATTTACTTTCACATGCAAAGCATACCGGCATTAACTATGGAACCACATAGATGACATTCAAAAAGTACTTACCCGGATACATGCATTTTGACAAACAGGTGGCGCTCATCACTTTGCAAAACAGATGCATGTATTTAGGCCACAGTTGAAAAGATTCATGTAAGTATTCTACATGCACTCTTTAAACCTGCAGTCTTCTTACAAAAGtaagttatttttaaaaaattattatttttatttaaaattctAAAATAGTGCTTAGAAGCACTCATTAGCATGACTTGTTTTATTAGTTGCTTAATTAAATAAAGAGCTTAATTTATAGATTTTTATAAGTTTATAAgtttatttcttttttaaaaatagatttttagaataaaaaacatttatatatatatatatatatatatatatatatatatatataatatatatatatatatatatatatatatatattatatatatatatatatatatatatatatatatatatatatatatatatatatatatttcaaatTATTCTAAGTTTAACAAGGAAACTTTGTTTTGATTGAATTTGAGtttttgtttgaattttttttattacaAAAGATGGAAATGGGTAATGGGGATCTTAGTATCAACTTTGAACTCACTTgtttatattaatttatatttaattattttgttttgattatttGAAATATTAGTTATATAATCATTACTTTGATATTTTGATTTGAACTTTAttatttgaaatatttaaaatgtgtatttgaattttttttccatattattttactttattatttataatttataatGTATATTAATTTTTTTTAGCATTCTAGATAAATTATGGGTTTATATTAACTAATTTGAATCAGGTCTCATTTCCTAAATTTGAATCTGACTCAAAGTACACAAATTATGTGTTCTTTCCTTGAATCTCAAGTATCATGATTATGCATATCAGATTTTTTTATTCAGCTTTGCATGGTAAAGGTTGAATGTATAGATTTCTCCAGTATTTGACCATTGACCGATCCAAAATAGTTGTCCCTAAGACTTGTCGGGTATTTTGTCAACGAGAAAGTCTTTCAAAGATCGAGGTCGACATCTCATCGTTGAGTCAACCGTAAGAGGAAGTGGGAAGGTTATGAGGTAGTTGCAAAAGTAATGGGGAATAAGCACATTAATGGTCTTTCCTATCATTGATACACTTCATCGATCTTTTAGGCATGTGGCTTTAAGCTCGTAAGTTAGGGCGTGACACTCTTCTCGAGGGAATTCGAGTGCGCTTGAGTTCACTTGTATTCTTAAGGTGAAATAGGGTCATTGATTTTTAAATTTTCGTGTTCTTTTTTACTTGGTCAACTACTCGCTCTCCTCTATATAAAGGTTTCTTGATTTTTTGGGAGAATTTTCCGCCATTCCTGAGCGTCAGCTTCCTTTATGTAAGAGTGATTCACTTCCTTCTTATGAGCTTTTTCTTGAGCATTCGTATTCTTTGGAATAAATATTTCCTATTATGCGTTTAATTTCTACCTTCTTCACCATAT containing:
- the LOC127085065 gene encoding uncharacterized protein LOC127085065, whose amino-acid sequence is MYEGIIMEVREDCMVSPAGDSEPTFRTAHFLKPISNSIDEPPFDFNPSSSCSVFDPKEWPLKFHFSGWRQPPDKWCYWVDELKPLYESVWKKAGIFEAIMSSKCCMHKNQNLLHGVVEKWCCETNTFVFSFGEATITLEDVMVLGGYPIIGLPVFAKVEDQEMREVEKRLIRARQKPWQTRKSKATTRTWMDIFLDAGSEIEHEAFLVTWLSIFVLPHNNLVNQSLFPVAIHLARGNPIALAPAVLAGIYKDLTLFKKTIVNLSKHVAGGDRFPLEVTFYSPFYLVQIWVWERFKNLQPQPGLINHEDPLLFRWNKVQALKIDDVKLALDSAVDDFLWRPYGKYADKCGMFYPKDEIWVPFSKELDKAMLSFAICMRVSELVGFDSIEQYLPHRVAMQFGVDQDIPSYVPRLNETKEVSWKNYRRLITDKSLYFPPRFFEADVTMRYARWWKESVLSHGDFVKKIVQKKRSLSSRKHRPYVGKLNRSSNEVGVPPGFPPKLVDCLGFGNFCYDPASDNSTRNCVESDENINDPSISDEGCKPVLKEYKRGGIIHESDHLISQCSSASLGDSEQILPLKRTISNDNIELSIDDLEEDFEDENGSKRFFIRKKVPSYNDETVAKQDLWFHSDMPAQAEANEAVEEKDNEVIVYLKAQNLKNQEELARIARQQEEILRLMALREKRDEELRQLLISVLRNQQPPPSSS